A genomic stretch from Alosa sapidissima isolate fAloSap1 chromosome 3, fAloSap1.pri, whole genome shotgun sequence includes:
- the lrrc4ba gene encoding leucine-rich repeat-containing protein 4B, translated as MRITTVTGLSSPSPLLLLAQLLLWLLPFRTDTVGAASTNCPTPCQCSNQASRVICTRRNLADVPDSISVNTRYLNLQENSIKVIKSETFKNLRHLEILQLSKNQISQIEVGAFNGLPNLNTLELFDNKLTQVPSAAFEYLSKLRELWLRNNPIETLPAYVFNRVPSLRRLDLGELKKLEHISEAAFVGLDNLRYLNLGMCGLKDIPNLTPLGRLEELELSGNRLEIVRPGSFQGLVSLRKLWLMHSQMSVIERNAFDDLKNLEELNLSHNSLHSLPHDLFTPLPKLERVHLNHNPWVCNCDVLWLSWWLKETVPSNTTCCARCHAPPGLRGRYIGELDQSHFTCYAPVIVEPPTDLNVTEGMAAELKCRTSTSMTSVNWFMPNGTLMTHGSYRVRISVLHDGTLNFTNVTLRDTGPYTCVVSNTAGNTTATAMLNVTAAPSDNYTYFTTVTVETVDSNEEDLVNSSGSPALRTHNQTIIRIPGPTPSWSLVPTTASSLSWSASSTRGAFTVPVTMDPTYSSLEDVMKTTKIIIGCFVAITFMAAVMLVVFYKLRKQHQLHKHHGPARAIEIINVEDELGASAGVRGSGISGGSTMTQGSGGGSGTCGGGGGGGGGGSCGGGSGLGIGGSQSLRLHHPEIVNLPNLARAEHLNHYYKAHHFNNNMLGLGSMGTGVGLNNNNNPSPCSQGMATSVPSSGAISCSPMPVSVGSGTGTLGSLPTPVPLPQLSIHGSLKGLMGKGQNSQIEPLLFKSGSKENVQETQI; from the exons ATGCGCATCACCACGGTGACCGGCCTTTCCAGCCCCTCCCCCCTTCTCCTACTGGCCCAGCTGCTTTTGTGGCTCCTCCCCTTCCGCACGGACACAGTAGGGGCCGCCTCCACAAACTGTCCCACCCCTTGCCAATGCTCCAATCAGGCGAGTCGAGTGATCTGTACCAGGAGGAACCTGGCTGATGTGCCAGACAGTATATCAGTGAACACGCGATACCTCAACCTGCAGGAGAACTCGATAAAG gTGATCAAATCAGAGACGTTCAAGAACCTACGGCACCTGGAGATCCTCCAGCTCTCTAAAAACCAGATCAGCCAGATCGAAGTGGGCGCCTTCAATGGCCTCCCCAACCTCAACACGCTGGAGCTGTTCGACAACAAGCTCACCCAGGTGCCGTCGGCGGCCTTCGAGTACCTCAGCAAGCTCCGCGAGCTCTGGCTCCGCAACAACCCCATCGAGACGCTGCCGGCGTACGTCTTTAACCGGGTGCCGTCGCTGCGGCGCCTCGATCTGGGCGAGCTCAAGAAGCTCGAGCACATCTCTGAGGCGGCCTTCGTGGGCCTGGACAACCTGCGCTACCTAAACCTCGGCATGTGCGGCCTGAAGGACATCCCCAACCTGACGCCACTCGGCCGGCTCGAGGAGCTGGAGCTGTCGGGCAACCGGCTGGAGATCGTGCGGCCCGGCTCCTTCCAGGGCCTGGTGTCGCTGCGCAAGCTGTGGCTCATGCACTCGCAGATGTCGGTGATCGAGCGCAACGCCTTCGACGACCTGAAGAACCTGGAGGAGCTCAACCTGTCGCACAACTCGCTTCACTCCCTGCCGCACGACCTGTTCACGCCGCTGCCCAAGCTGGAGCGCGTGCACCTCAACCACAACCCGTGGGTGTGCAACTGCGATGTGCTATGGCTCAGCTGGTGGCTCAAGGAGACGGTGCCCAGCAACACCACCTGCTGTGCCCGCTGCCACGCTCCGCCTGGCCTGCGGGGGCGCTACATTGGCGAGCTGGACCAGAGCCACTTCACGTGCTACGCGCCGGTCATCGTGGAGCCGCCGACCGACCTGAACGTGACGGAGGGCATGGCGGCCGAGCTCAAGTGCCGCACCAGCACGTCCATGACGTCGGTCAACTGGTTCATGCCCAACGGCACGCTCATGACGCACGGCTCGTACCGAGTGCGTATCTCGGTGCTCCACGACGGCACGCTCAACTTCACCAACGTGACGCTGCGCGACACGGGGCCGTACACGTGCGTGGTGAGCAACACAGCGGGCAACACCACCGCCACGGCCATGCTTAACGTAACGGCCGCGCCCAGCGACAACTACACCTACTTCACCACCGTCACCGTGGAGACAGTGGACAGTAACGAGGAGGACCTGGTCAACTCGTCAGGCTCACCGGCGCTGCGCACCCACAACCAGACCATCATCCGCATCCCGGGGCCCACGCCCTCCTGGAGCCTGGTGCCCACCACCGCCTCTTCGCTCTCCTGGTCGGCGTCGTCCACGCGCGGCGCCTTCACCGTGCCCGTCACTATGGACCCCACGTACTCGAGCTTGGAAGACGTCATGAAGACCACCAAGATCATCATCGGCTGCTTCGTGGCCATCACCTTCATGGCGGCCGTCATGCTGGTGGTCTTCTACAAGCTGCGCAAGCAGCACCAGCTGCACAAGCACCACGGCCCTGCGCGCGCCATCGAGATCATCAACGTGGAAGACGAGCTGGGCGCCAGTGCTGGTGTGCGGGGCAGCGGCATCTCCGGTGGCTCCACCATGACCCAGGGTTCCGGCGGCGGCAGTGGGAcctgcggaggaggaggaggtggaggaggaggcggcagCTGCGGTGGCGGCAGTGGTCTAGGAATAGGAGGAAGCCAGAGCCTGCGGCTACATCACCCGGAAATCGTCAACCTGCCCAACCTGGCGCGTGCCGAGCACCTCAACCACTACTACAAGGCGCACCACTTCAACAACAACATGCTGGGCCTGGGCAGCATGGGCACCGGCGTGGgccttaacaacaacaacaacccctCGCCCTGCTCCCAGGGGATGGCCACGTCGGTGCCCAGCTCCGGCGCCATCTCCTGCTCACCGATGCCCGTGTCGGTGGGCAGCGGCACGGGCACGCTGGGCTCGCTGCCCACGCCGGTGCCCCTGCCCCAGCTGAGCATCCACGGCTCGCTCAAGGGCCTGATGGGGAAAGGGCAAAACTCTCAGATCGAGCCCCTGCTCTTCAAGAGTGGCTCCAAGGAGAATGTGCAAGAGACTCAGATCTGa